One window of Pseudobdellovibrionaceae bacterium genomic DNA carries:
- the gspE gene encoding type II secretion system ATPase GspE — translation MKCMNIKSILLKNTKLSEAQIVNLLKLKGPLSELNLSQEKSSQSLQKKILQALSEQLSIPYITDLNYNEIAVDLIKNIPIQYAKNNSVLAFKQDQAGTHIISAEAFNSHLLPDLKNIFNTPIHFYLSPPSLLQEAINHVYEKNATALEAIDGIEDEEMDLDDPIIDLLESDDAAPVVKFVNTLLARAVKEKASDIHIEPYEKKLAIRFRIDGALYDVSQPPKRLQNSIASRIKVMANLDIAEKRLPQDGRFPLKVAGKAIDIRLSTLPTTFGERIVMRLQDQSSTILQLSQLGVSKQSLKSIKEILTQTYGIFLVTGPTGSGKTSTLYAALSQINSIDKNILTIEEPVEQRIPGIGQMQVNSKIGLSFASGLRSILRQDPNVIMIGEIRDLETAKIAIQSSLTGHLVLSTIHTNDAASAFPRLIDMGCEPFLIATSLSGIMAQRLIRTLCKHCKEAYQPTDDELADLQLSTEQTKGITFYRAKSCAHCNHKGYLGRTMIQELLLITDNIRSLIMQKNNSSLIKEAALQDGMQTFRNHGISKILEGVTTIEEILANTQVDH, via the coding sequence ATTAAATGTATGAACATAAAGAGTATCTTACTAAAAAACACTAAGCTTTCTGAAGCCCAAATTGTTAATTTATTAAAATTAAAAGGGCCTTTGTCTGAGTTAAATTTGTCGCAAGAAAAATCTAGTCAGTCTTTACAAAAGAAAATACTACAAGCCCTTTCTGAACAATTATCTATCCCCTATATAACTGATTTAAATTATAATGAAATTGCTGTAGATTTAATTAAAAATATTCCCATTCAGTATGCAAAAAATAATTCTGTTTTAGCTTTTAAACAAGATCAAGCAGGTACACATATTATTAGTGCCGAAGCATTTAACTCTCATTTGCTACCCGATTTAAAAAATATTTTTAACACGCCTATTCATTTTTATCTTAGCCCCCCCTCCTTATTACAAGAGGCCATTAACCATGTTTATGAAAAAAATGCCACAGCTCTTGAAGCCATTGATGGTATTGAAGATGAAGAAATGGATTTAGATGACCCTATTATTGATTTACTAGAATCTGATGATGCTGCCCCTGTGGTAAAATTTGTAAATACTTTACTAGCAAGAGCCGTAAAAGAAAAAGCTTCTGATATTCATATCGAACCTTACGAAAAAAAATTAGCTATTCGATTTAGAATTGATGGTGCCTTGTATGATGTGTCCCAACCTCCAAAGCGATTACAAAATTCCATTGCTTCTCGTATAAAAGTAATGGCTAATTTAGATATTGCAGAAAAGCGATTACCTCAAGATGGTAGATTTCCTTTAAAGGTTGCAGGAAAAGCTATTGATATTCGTCTTAGTACTTTGCCTACCACTTTTGGAGAGCGCATAGTGATGCGTTTACAAGATCAATCTAGCACAATTTTACAGCTATCCCAGTTAGGTGTATCAAAACAAAGCTTAAAAAGTATTAAAGAAATTTTAACGCAAACTTATGGTATTTTTTTAGTAACTGGCCCTACAGGAAGTGGTAAAACTTCTACCCTGTATGCTGCTTTATCACAAATTAATAGTATTGATAAAAATATTTTAACCATTGAAGAACCTGTGGAACAAAGAATTCCTGGCATTGGACAAATGCAAGTAAACTCGAAAATTGGACTAAGCTTTGCTTCGGGCTTAAGGTCTATTTTGCGTCAAGACCCTAATGTTATTATGATAGGAGAAATTAGAGATTTAGAAACGGCAAAAATTGCCATACAATCTTCTTTGACCGGTCACTTAGTTTTATCTACCATTCATACCAATGACGCTGCTTCTGCCTTTCCCCGCTTAATAGATATGGGTTGCGAACCCTTTTTAATTGCCACTTCTTTATCGGGAATTATGGCACAAAGATTAATCCGAACATTGTGCAAACATTGCAAAGAAGCCTATCAACCTACCGATGACGAGTTAGCCGACTTACAACTGTCCACAGAACAAACCAAAGGCATTACATTTTACAGAGCCAAGTCTTGCGCGCACTGCAACCACAAAGGTTACTTGGGGCGAACTATGATACAAGAGCTTTTATTAATTACCGATAATATTCGTAGTTTAATTATGCAAAAAAATAATAGTAGCTTAATAAAAGAAGCAGCTTTACAAGATGGAATGCAAACTTTTAGAAATCATGGTATTAGTAAAATTCTAGAAGGAGTTACTACAATAGAGGAAATTTTAGCCAATACCCAAGTGGATCATTAA
- the gspF gene encoding type II secretion system inner membrane protein GspF, with amino-acid sequence MPTFQYQALDNHGKNKKGQVEAENIKRARAILKAKKLYVLKIVNTQNKSNTNALFTSKSISTKELSLMTRQLATLLHSHVPIVDSINATAEQTENLYLSSILFQVKTEVNEGADLYKALKKYPKVFDLTFLSMIEAGESSGTLDVILLRLAEFTETQSALISRVKSAMMYPILMMFVMTGLMVFLFTVIIPKITGIFDSTPELTLEWYTLAVIDFSNFLITKWPLIILSVGVFIFSFRNWKNSIKGRRKWNALVLKLPLVGKMIRMLAVSRFARTLSTLLNGGVPMLEALQIVRNVVNNDIIAEAIDQARDNIKEGESIAAPLKASGQFPPMLIHMVNIGEKTGNLEEMLSQVSDAYDFQVNTSIDGLTALLEPLMIVFMGGLVGAIVFAVIMPILQLSNLGG; translated from the coding sequence ATGCCTACTTTTCAATACCAAGCTTTAGATAACCATGGCAAAAATAAAAAAGGTCAAGTTGAAGCAGAAAATATAAAAAGAGCACGGGCTATTCTTAAAGCAAAAAAACTTTATGTTTTAAAAATTGTTAATACTCAAAATAAAAGTAACACAAATGCTTTGTTTACCTCGAAATCTATAAGTACTAAAGAGTTATCTTTAATGACTCGGCAATTAGCTACCTTACTACACTCGCATGTACCTATAGTAGATTCTATTAACGCTACCGCAGAGCAAACCGAAAACCTTTATTTATCTTCTATTTTATTTCAAGTAAAAACAGAAGTTAATGAAGGAGCAGATTTATACAAAGCTTTAAAAAAATATCCTAAAGTTTTTGATTTAACTTTTTTATCCATGATAGAGGCTGGTGAAAGCTCTGGTACTTTAGATGTTATTTTATTACGCCTTGCAGAGTTTACTGAAACCCAAAGTGCATTAATTAGCCGAGTAAAATCAGCCATGATGTACCCTATTTTAATGATGTTTGTTATGACGGGTTTAATGGTATTTTTATTTACAGTAATTATTCCTAAAATTACTGGCATTTTTGACTCTACACCAGAACTAACTTTAGAGTGGTACACCTTAGCTGTAATTGATTTTAGTAATTTTTTAATAACCAAATGGCCTTTAATTATTTTAAGTGTAGGTGTTTTTATTTTTAGTTTCCGTAATTGGAAAAACTCTATTAAGGGACGAAGAAAATGGAATGCCCTTGTGTTAAAATTGCCTCTTGTGGGAAAAATGATTCGTATGTTAGCGGTTTCTCGATTTGCTAGAACACTTTCTACTTTACTTAATGGAGGTGTGCCCATGTTAGAAGCCTTACAAATTGTTAGAAATGTGGTTAATAACGATATTATTGCCGAAGCCATTGACCAAGCTCGTGATAATATTAAAGAAGGAGAGTCCATTGCTGCTCCCTTAAAGGCCTCTGGACAATTTCCTCCCATGCTAATTCACATGGTAAATATTGGAGAAAAAACAGGAAACTTAGAAGAAATGCTATCGCAAGTGAGCGACGCATATGACTTTCAAGTTAATACTTCTATTGATGGATTAACCGCCCTGTTAGAGCCTTTAATGATTGTTTTTATGGGTGGTTTAGTAGGCGCCATTGTCTTTGCCGTGATCATGCCTATCTTACAGCTTTCCAATTTGGGAGGCTAA
- a CDS encoding PDZ domain-containing protein, with product MYKILLFILLLFSFSLNAKNILSKISPGEKLPADQFIKLYKIINPTVVNIAGKQQGSLYTYPSILPFNLPYNNIPHRSEPPSSLGTGFIISSKGLIITNAHVIANANIITVKVAKDNKEYIAKIIGQDKSSDIALIKINTKYQLPFASLGSSQALQVGQWVAAFGNPYGYSHTMTKGIISAKGREIDELNRFPFLQTDASINKGNSGGPLVNMQGEVIGVNSAIDPRAQGIGFAIPIDNVKSILKELKEYGFVKRGFLGIYMLDLTPSLSRTVGAHKKNGALIVEVLRNSPAEKGGLRTYDIVTKFNNKPILSSRDLSKAIKNSASDAQILLTIYRKNKVLQLKIKLRPHSQNLHKRPLSKKVSSKKAKVYFYKAPYKLGFHLVNANKKSAKYLQLPYLAKLNKPVVVEISKHSSAHLSGLAYLDIILDVNLKKIKTAKQAFRALKKGTNYIRILRNKQVYLLQMRGR from the coding sequence ATGTATAAAATTTTACTCTTTATATTATTATTATTTTCCTTTTCGTTAAATGCAAAAAACATTTTGTCAAAAATTTCTCCAGGAGAAAAATTACCTGCCGATCAATTTATAAAACTGTATAAAATTATTAATCCCACTGTGGTTAATATTGCTGGAAAGCAACAAGGAAGCTTATACACTTACCCTTCTATTTTACCTTTTAATTTGCCTTATAATAATATTCCTCATAGAAGCGAACCTCCCTCTTCTTTAGGAACAGGTTTTATTATTAGTTCTAAGGGTTTAATTATTACCAATGCTCATGTAATTGCCAACGCAAATATTATTACCGTTAAAGTGGCCAAAGATAATAAGGAATATATCGCTAAAATTATAGGGCAAGATAAAAGTAGTGACATTGCCTTGATTAAAATTAACACCAAATACCAATTGCCTTTTGCTTCTTTAGGAAGTAGCCAAGCTTTACAAGTGGGTCAGTGGGTGGCCGCCTTTGGTAATCCCTATGGCTACTCGCACACCATGACTAAAGGAATTATTTCTGCTAAGGGTCGAGAAATTGATGAACTTAATCGCTTCCCTTTTTTACAAACCGACGCCAGCATTAATAAAGGAAACTCGGGCGGCCCTTTAGTAAATATGCAGGGGGAAGTAATAGGCGTAAATTCGGCCATTGACCCTCGAGCACAAGGCATTGGCTTTGCCATTCCTATAGATAATGTAAAGTCTATTTTAAAAGAGCTGAAAGAGTATGGATTTGTAAAGCGCGGATTTTTAGGAATCTATATGCTAGACTTAACTCCCTCTCTTTCAAGAACCGTAGGTGCTCATAAAAAAAACGGAGCCTTAATTGTAGAGGTTTTAAGAAATAGCCCTGCCGAAAAAGGAGGTTTAAGAACCTATGACATTGTTACTAAATTTAATAATAAACCCATTCTCTCTTCAAGAGATTTATCTAAAGCTATAAAAAATAGTGCAAGTGATGCACAAATTTTGTTAACTATTTATAGAAAAAATAAAGTTTTGCAATTAAAAATAAAACTAAGACCTCACTCTCAAAATTTACACAAACGCCCTTTATCAAAAAAAGTAAGTTCTAAAAAAGCAAAGGTGTACTTTTACAAAGCCCCTTATAAGTTAGGCTTTCACCTTGTTAATGCAAACAAAAAATCTGCTAAATATCTGCAACTTCCTTACTTGGCAAAACTTAATAAACCCGTAGTGGTAGAAATATCCAAACACTCCTCTGCCCACTTATCTGGATTAGCTTATTTGGATATTATTTTAGATGTAAATTTAAAAAAAATAAAAACAGCAAAGCAGGCTTTTCGTGCTTTAAAAAAAGGCACAAATTACATTCGTATTTTAAGAAATAAACAAGTTTATTTACTTCAAATGCGTGGACGATAA
- a CDS encoding DUF1844 domain-containing protein: MDNQSLPANLSTLIMSLASSATVSMGISPHPETEKTEVNKKMAEFNIDLLLTIKEKTTNNLTQEESKLLDTVISQLQTQFIQI; encoded by the coding sequence ATGGATAACCAATCTTTACCTGCAAATTTATCAACACTAATTATGTCTTTAGCATCTTCTGCGACGGTTTCTATGGGAATAAGCCCTCATCCTGAAACTGAAAAAACGGAAGTAAATAAAAAAATGGCAGAATTTAATATTGATCTTTTGCTAACTATTAAAGAAAAAACTACAAATAATTTAACTCAAGAAGAAAGTAAACTTTTAGATACTGTTATTAGCCAGTTGCAAACACAGTTTATACAAATTTAA
- the lgt gene encoding prolipoprotein diacylglyceryl transferase encodes MFPYTHSLSPFLLEFSQGIGLRWYGISYIAAFIFAAFIIKWKVKDLESSLKVKEVSDFVYFVAFGILIGGRLGYCIFYAPHLFLEWHSSFPFWGILELHKGGMASHGGMLGVIAACYLYARKKQLPFLHLVDLAALSAGIGLFFGRLANFINGELYGRVCVEACAFGVRFPQELYRWLQEMPSKLRALAPLVETMSAKNIGVPGEVINAEIWNSWITQLLSHSSSAQYHVNLWIHKIILLAERSNPMVVDGLKVLSVRYPSQIFQAFLEGFLVFVVCFFIWQKPRPLGFITGCFGLCYSIARIIGEAYRMPDLSIGFQWLGLTRGQWLSIAFIILSMYFLLFSMRSKEKTL; translated from the coding sequence ATGTTTCCTTACACGCATAGCTTAAGCCCTTTTTTGCTAGAATTTTCGCAAGGCATAGGCTTGCGTTGGTACGGTATATCCTATATTGCCGCATTTATTTTTGCAGCTTTTATTATTAAGTGGAAAGTTAAAGATTTGGAATCTTCTTTAAAGGTAAAAGAAGTGTCTGATTTTGTTTACTTTGTGGCTTTTGGCATTTTAATTGGTGGGCGATTAGGTTATTGTATATTTTATGCCCCTCATTTATTTTTAGAATGGCATTCTTCGTTTCCTTTTTGGGGTATTTTAGAACTACACAAGGGAGGGATGGCTAGTCATGGTGGTATGTTGGGAGTCATTGCTGCTTGTTATTTATATGCCAGAAAAAAGCAGTTACCTTTTTTACACTTAGTGGATTTGGCAGCTTTAAGCGCTGGAATTGGCTTATTTTTCGGCCGCTTAGCCAACTTTATTAATGGAGAACTTTATGGAAGAGTTTGTGTAGAAGCCTGTGCTTTTGGAGTGCGCTTTCCTCAAGAATTATACCGTTGGTTACAAGAGATGCCTAGTAAGTTAAGGGCTTTGGCTCCTTTGGTAGAAACCATGTCTGCAAAAAACATTGGAGTACCAGGTGAAGTGATAAATGCGGAAATTTGGAATTCGTGGATTACTCAATTACTTAGTCACTCTTCTTCGGCACAATATCATGTCAATTTATGGATTCATAAAATTATTTTATTAGCAGAGCGTTCTAACCCCATGGTTGTGGACGGTTTAAAGGTTTTGAGCGTTCGCTATCCTTCGCAAATTTTTCAAGCCTTTTTAGAAGGCTTTTTAGTGTTTGTTGTTTGTTTTTTTATTTGGCAAAAACCTCGCCCCTTGGGCTTTATTACGGGCTGTTTTGGTTTGTGTTACTCCATAGCGCGGATTATCGGAGAGGCCTACCGTATGCCCGATTTGAGCATTGGCTTTCAGTGGTTGGGCTTAACTAGAGGACAGTGGCTAAGCATTGCTTTTATTATTCTTAGTATGTATTTTTTACTTTTTTCCATGCGCTCTAAAGAAAAAACTCTTTAG
- a CDS encoding bifunctional oligoribonuclease/PAP phosphatase NrnA, translating into MIPISENEQLQKNTLVKLIQNSQSFIITTHKQCDADGLGSALAMLYALKKMGKSARLLLVDDLPDRYNFLNKDLLVQTYNSPHTPIEDADVALIFDTNSESLVNPLYKELKKHCKYISFIDHHPFGDTLPTEYSFIQVHSASTGELVFDLIQSLNVSLDKKIARSLYSSIAFDTQVFRYIRGSSRSLKICAELLEYEKEPEKIHNYLFASYSKNKISLLAEVFATVEYPLPEVVIAKVRLKDLEKHNLKMDDVRDILDLLMSIREITIGAFFREDHPNEFKLSLRSKGFLHINSIAKHFGGGGHKQAAGALIKGDYSTVKNQVLKEILKTLEDKKKAS; encoded by the coding sequence ATGATACCTATCTCCGAAAACGAACAATTGCAAAAAAATACCCTTGTTAAGCTAATTCAAAATTCTCAAAGTTTTATTATCACTACTCACAAGCAGTGTGATGCCGACGGCTTAGGTTCTGCTTTAGCAATGCTTTACGCTCTTAAAAAAATGGGAAAATCGGCCAGACTATTATTAGTGGATGACTTGCCTGATCGTTATAATTTTTTAAATAAAGACTTACTAGTGCAAACTTATAATAGTCCTCATACCCCTATTGAAGATGCCGATGTGGCTTTAATTTTTGACACCAACTCTGAAAGCCTTGTTAATCCTTTGTACAAAGAACTAAAAAAGCATTGTAAATATATTTCTTTTATAGACCACCACCCCTTTGGAGACACTCTTCCTACAGAGTACTCCTTTATACAGGTACACTCTGCCAGCACTGGTGAATTGGTTTTTGATTTAATTCAATCTTTAAATGTTTCTTTAGACAAAAAAATTGCACGCAGCCTTTACAGTAGTATTGCTTTTGACACTCAAGTATTTCGTTATATTAGAGGCTCTTCTCGATCTTTAAAAATTTGTGCAGAACTTTTAGAATACGAAAAAGAACCAGAAAAAATTCATAATTATTTATTTGCATCTTATTCAAAAAATAAAATTAGTTTGTTAGCAGAAGTGTTTGCCACAGTGGAATACCCTTTACCAGAAGTGGTGATTGCAAAAGTACGATTAAAAGATTTAGAAAAACATAATTTAAAAATGGATGATGTTCGTGATATTTTAGATTTGTTAATGAGTATTCGTGAAATTACCATTGGGGCTTTTTTTAGAGAAGATCATCCTAATGAATTTAAATTAAGCTTAAGAAGTAAGGGTTTTTTACACATTAACTCTATTGCAAAACATTTTGGTGGAGGAGGGCATAAACAAGCCGCAGGGGCCTTAATTAAAGGCGATTACTCCACGGTAAAAAATCAAGTGTTAAAAGAAATTCTAAAGACTTTAGAAGATAAAAAAAAAGCGTCGTAA
- the gspD gene encoding type II secretion system secretin GspD — translation MKKITFTITTLSVFVLTNFPYTSFGQTSTNNLSIPKNTSPSIATADQVIESFDYPNADIKEVTKAISKLMKRNFILDPAVRGKITIIAPTQITIEEAYNAFLSALALNNLTVVKSGNFYKIRLTRDAKQDSIAVYTGKNFPNNDQLITRIIKIRYLNVDQIQKNISQLTSKMGQVNAYKKTNSLIITDYGNNISRIATIMKELDVPGFEEKLAVIPIYYANAEKMSKLLNQIINPTKSTSSSSRFSRFSRSSSTSSTKSGAESYSLVVADERSNSIVVVGNKKGIGKMRSLIKKLDTQLSAEDAGGVYVYYVKHAEAEKIASVLNKLAKDIKSTKKSSEPNGRSSFFRPSANQLNTKTKNTSILGENVKLTADKVTNSLIITANKQDYQTLLALLQKLDIPRDQVFVKTIIMEISSDNSLNWGINALKFIKTPTGVSRVGFNTSSLSNILNPINSIGAVLGFGGGAEIKLPTPVGGVSSVSSLLGLVEVLKKTAEGNVLYTPQITAMDNEEALIKVGSKVPVAKTSSSSAAAGISSGVEREEVAVELKFTPYINRESNSVRLKIDQKIQSISDAANTDIENGVKTNIRQLKTLLTINDGDTAVLGGLTQTDSSNTETKVPLLGDIPLIGWLFKGISRNKDRKNIMVFITPKIIQNESQQNALFLEKLEERLGFIDKYLSNAKKFKANTHSALNTNFNNSSTKENVPALDEGDDDNEISDDNEGGDDTSFEDSDEELLIEDNPNLNSPETQN, via the coding sequence ATGAAAAAAATAACTTTTACTATTACCACACTTAGTGTTTTTGTTCTTACTAATTTTCCTTATACCAGTTTTGGGCAAACCTCTACAAATAATTTATCTATTCCGAAAAACACTTCTCCCTCGATCGCCACTGCTGACCAAGTTATTGAAAGCTTTGACTACCCTAACGCAGATATAAAAGAAGTTACTAAAGCCATTAGTAAGTTGATGAAACGCAATTTTATTTTAGATCCTGCAGTGCGAGGAAAAATTACCATCATTGCCCCCACTCAAATTACTATAGAAGAAGCTTATAATGCTTTTTTATCTGCTTTAGCTTTAAACAACCTAACTGTAGTTAAGAGCGGAAATTTTTATAAAATTCGCCTTACACGAGACGCTAAGCAAGATAGTATTGCTGTATATACGGGAAAAAACTTTCCTAATAACGATCAACTAATTACAAGAATTATTAAAATTCGTTATTTAAATGTAGATCAAATTCAAAAAAATATTTCGCAACTAACTTCAAAAATGGGACAAGTTAATGCTTATAAAAAAACCAATTCTTTAATCATTACCGATTATGGAAATAATATTTCTAGAATTGCTACTATTATGAAAGAGCTAGATGTTCCGGGGTTTGAAGAAAAGTTGGCAGTAATCCCTATTTATTACGCTAACGCAGAAAAAATGTCTAAACTATTAAATCAAATTATTAATCCTACTAAATCTACATCTAGCTCTAGTCGTTTTTCTAGATTTTCTAGATCTTCCAGTACAAGTTCTACTAAATCGGGAGCCGAATCTTACTCCTTAGTAGTAGCCGACGAAAGAAGTAACTCTATTGTGGTAGTAGGAAATAAAAAAGGTATTGGAAAAATGCGTTCTTTAATTAAAAAACTAGACACCCAATTATCTGCAGAAGATGCTGGTGGTGTTTATGTCTATTATGTTAAACACGCAGAGGCAGAAAAAATTGCTAGCGTACTTAATAAATTAGCTAAAGATATTAAATCTACTAAAAAATCTTCTGAGCCCAACGGAAGAAGTAGTTTTTTTAGGCCCTCTGCTAACCAACTCAACACAAAAACAAAAAACACTAGCATTTTAGGCGAAAATGTTAAACTTACTGCTGATAAAGTTACTAATAGCTTAATCATTACTGCAAATAAACAAGATTACCAAACTTTACTAGCATTATTACAAAAATTAGATATTCCCCGAGACCAAGTTTTTGTAAAAACGATTATCATGGAAATTTCTTCAGACAATAGTTTAAACTGGGGTATAAATGCTTTAAAATTTATTAAGACCCCTACAGGAGTCTCTAGAGTTGGTTTTAATACTTCTAGCTTATCCAATATTTTAAACCCTATAAACTCCATAGGCGCTGTTTTAGGTTTTGGAGGTGGAGCAGAAATTAAATTACCCACACCAGTTGGAGGAGTTAGTTCTGTTTCTAGTTTATTAGGATTAGTAGAAGTATTGAAAAAAACCGCTGAAGGTAATGTACTTTATACTCCTCAAATTACTGCCATGGATAATGAAGAGGCTTTGATAAAAGTGGGTTCTAAAGTGCCTGTGGCAAAAACCAGTTCTTCTTCTGCTGCGGCAGGGATTTCTTCTGGAGTAGAAAGAGAAGAGGTTGCCGTGGAGTTAAAATTTACTCCCTATATTAACAGAGAGTCTAACTCCGTTCGTTTAAAAATCGATCAAAAAATACAGTCCATTTCTGATGCCGCTAACACAGATATTGAAAATGGTGTAAAAACTAATATTAGACAATTAAAAACTTTATTAACTATTAATGACGGTGATACTGCAGTACTGGGAGGGTTAACACAAACCGACAGTAGCAATACAGAAACTAAAGTGCCTTTATTAGGAGATATCCCCCTTATAGGTTGGTTGTTTAAAGGCATTTCCCGCAATAAAGATAGAAAAAACATTATGGTTTTTATTACTCCAAAAATTATACAAAATGAATCTCAACAAAATGCTTTATTTTTAGAAAAGTTAGAAGAGCGACTAGGTTTTATTGATAAATACTTAAGTAATGCTAAAAAATTTAAAGCCAATACTCACTCTGCTTTAAATACCAATTTTAATAATAGTTCGACAAAAGAAAATGTACCGGCTTTGGATGAAGGCGATGACGATAATGAAATTAGTGACGACAATGAAGGCGGTGACGATACTTCTTTTGAAGACAGCGATGAAGAATTATTAATAGAAGACAATCCAAACTTAAACTCTCCCGAAACACAAAATTAA
- a CDS encoding phosphoenolpyruvate carboxykinase (ATP), producing MDSATLKMQKELIKQSILNSLGEEGPQGSFLVKTGKCTGRSTKERFLVEHSDTKDNFFWGTVNKALDTKTGTNFIDSVKKYVLSKKNYSLKAFVGCFPVEVYSTSPWHVAFAYNMFRSHAVESLRGQISKDFKIQIWHAPEVSVKDIRAELNKDITFPFEERGVVLDPTKGQVAIVGTGYAGEIKKAAFSVCNYKFPEDKIFPMHASANCNQDGKEACILFGLSGTGKTTLSADPDRYLIGDDEIVWSHEGLSNMEGGCYAKLINLEESKEPEIYKAVHKEGSILENVYYNEDKVIDFFSNVYTENTRGSYSLEALDKVFRQNIESSHPKSIIFLTADAFGALPAVARLNQWQAQYHFISGYTAKVAGTEIGVTEPEATFSSCFGAPFMPRAAKVYAELLTKLSKKYDVPVWLVNTGWQGGYAKGKRFPISVSRTLLKAIQDGSLNNVPMKQHAIFGFDVPTQCPGLDADYLQIPEGKVVKELAVKFMENIQNLGAAVISDEVVKKGGPVI from the coding sequence ATGGATAGCGCCACATTAAAAATGCAAAAAGAATTAATTAAGCAAAGTATCTTGAATTCTTTAGGCGAAGAAGGGCCTCAAGGATCTTTTTTGGTAAAAACGGGAAAGTGCACAGGCAGGTCTACTAAAGAGCGGTTTTTAGTGGAACATTCGGATACTAAAGATAATTTTTTTTGGGGAACAGTTAACAAAGCTTTAGATACTAAAACGGGAACAAATTTTATTGATTCTGTAAAAAAATATGTATTATCAAAAAAAAATTATTCACTAAAAGCCTTTGTAGGTTGTTTTCCTGTGGAGGTGTACTCCACCTCCCCTTGGCATGTGGCTTTTGCTTATAATATGTTTCGTAGCCATGCAGTGGAATCTTTACGAGGACAAATTAGTAAAGATTTTAAAATACAAATTTGGCACGCACCAGAGGTGTCGGTAAAAGATATTCGAGCAGAATTAAACAAAGACATTACTTTTCCCTTTGAAGAAAGAGGTGTGGTTTTAGATCCTACAAAAGGGCAAGTGGCTATTGTGGGAACGGGTTATGCTGGAGAAATTAAAAAAGCGGCCTTTTCTGTTTGTAATTATAAATTTCCAGAAGATAAAATATTTCCTATGCATGCCTCGGCTAACTGTAATCAAGACGGCAAAGAAGCTTGTATTTTATTTGGTTTATCGGGAACGGGAAAAACCACTTTGTCAGCAGACCCTGATAGATATTTAATTGGTGATGATGAAATTGTATGGTCTCACGAAGGGCTGTCGAATATGGAAGGAGGCTGTTACGCTAAATTAATTAATTTAGAAGAAAGTAAAGAGCCAGAAATTTACAAAGCCGTTCATAAAGAAGGCTCTATTTTAGAGAATGTTTATTATAATGAAGATAAAGTTATTGATTTTTTCAGCAATGTGTACACCGAAAACACTAGAGGTTCTTATAGTTTAGAAGCATTAGATAAAGTATTTCGGCAGAATATAGAGTCTAGCCATCCTAAAAGTATTATTTTTTTAACTGCAGATGCCTTTGGCGCCTTACCTGCAGTGGCAAGACTTAACCAATGGCAGGCACAGTACCATTTTATCTCGGGTTATACTGCCAAGGTTGCAGGTACAGAAATAGGGGTTACTGAACCAGAGGCAACTTTTAGTTCTTGTTTTGGGGCACCATTTATGCCAAGGGCTGCAAAAGTTTATGCTGAGCTTTTAACCAAATTAAGTAAAAAATATGATGTCCCTGTGTGGCTAGTAAATACGGGTTGGCAGGGTGGTTATGCTAAAGGGAAAAGATTTCCTATTTCCGTTAGTAGAACTTTATTAAAAGCTATTCAAGACGGTTCTTTAAATAATGTACCCATGAAGCAACATGCTATTTTTGGTTTTGATGTTCCCACACAATGCCCAGGGCTAGATGCAGATTATTTGCAAATTCCAGAAGGAAAAGTCGTTAAAGAATTGGCTGTAAAGTTTATGGAAAATATCCAAAACTTAGGCGCAGCGGTTATTTCTGATGAAGTGGTTAAAAAAGGTGGACCAGTTATTTAG